One Tachyglossus aculeatus isolate mTacAcu1 chromosome 18, mTacAcu1.pri, whole genome shotgun sequence DNA segment encodes these proteins:
- the MFSD3 gene encoding major facilitator superfamily domain-containing protein 3 has protein sequence MGDGGVPRARVARAPRPTPTAPRLPGEGVGAAGQGGPMKAKLVLLGLLYLVQGMPYGLQSGLLPIYLRSRGLSLTRVSLTKVLYLPWLLKVAWAPLVDQRGSKRAWLALSTVALAGTCATCAALPPETHFGALAGALLLLNLCASVQDVALDGLAVRLLAPHEVGLGNTVQVVGYKLGSLLAGGGLLAVTGRLGWGPLFTLLASAYLAAAGIAWRAPALRPGPGDPAAVPACPRPAPLSPSHLLRTLLAVTGTLWTAGFVLLYKLGEQGASGIFPLFLLDQGMSAQELGLWNGIVAMGFSITGSSLAGVFLAKHRQPLPVLRPLLLLRLGGLAFQSALLFTFDGSRDFFRGAAVLSICLQHFLSGLVTTLTFSVMMRCSQRADEAVQATHYSFLATLELLGKLMLSTVAGGLVDRAGLRPCFGLFLALSLAAVLYLDYAPASLG, from the exons ATGGGAGATGGGGGAGTCCCTAGGGCCCGCGTGGCCCGGGCCCCGCGCCCTACCCCGACAGCCCCACGGctgcctggggagggggtgggagcggCGGGCCAGGGCGGCCCGATGAAAGCCAAGCTGGTCCTCCTGGGCCTGCTCTACCTGGTGCAGGGGATGCCCTACGGGCTCCAGTCGGGCCTGCTGCCCATTTACCTGCGCTCCCGGGGCCTCTCGCTGACCCGCGTCAGCCTGACCAAAGTGCTCTACCTGCCCTGGCTGCTGAAGGTGGCCTGGGCCCCGCTGGTGGACCAGCGGGGCTCCAAGCGGGCCTGGTTGGCCCTGAGCACGGTGGCCCTGGCGGGCACCTGCGCCACCTGCGCCGCCCTGCCCCCCGAGACCCACTTCGGGGCCCTGGCCGGCGCGCTGCTGCTCCTGAACCTGTGCGCCTCGGTGCAGGACGTGGCCCTGGACGGGCTGGCCGTGCGGCTGCTGGCCCCCCACGAGGTGGGCCTGGGCAACACGGTGCAGGTGGTGGGCTACAAGCTGGGCTCCTTGCTGGCCGGCGGCGGGCTGCTCGCCGTCACGGGCCGCCTGGGCTGGGGGCCGCTCTTCACGCTCCTGGCTTCCGCTTACCTGGCGGCCGCTGGCATCGCCTGGCGCGCCCCGGCCCTGCGCCCGGGCCCCGGCGACCCCGCCGCGGTCCCCGCTTGCCCACGGCCCGCGCCCCTGagcccctctcacctcctccgTACTCTGCTGGCGGTGACCGGGACTCTGTGGACGGCCGGCTTTGTGCTGCTCTATAAGCTGG GTGAGCAGGGAGCCAGCGGcatatttcctctcttcctcctggaccAAGGGATGTCCGCCCAGGAGCTGGGCCTGTGGAACGGGATAGTGGCCATGGGCTTCTCCATCACGGGGTCCTCCCTGGCCGGAGTGTTCCTGGCCAAACacag ACAGCCGCTCCCGGTCCTCaggcccctgctgctgctgcgtcTGGGTGGCCTGGCTTTCCAGTCAGCCCTGCTCTTCACCTTTGACGGCTCCAGGGATTTCTTCCGAG ggGCCGCGGTGCTCAGCATCTGCCTGCAGCACTTCCTGAGTGGGCTGGTCACCACCCTGACCTTCAGCGTCATGATGCGCTGCTCCCAGCGCGCAGACGAAGCCGTCCAG gccacacacTACAGCTTCCTGGCCACGCTGGAGCTGTTGGGGAAACTGATGCTGAGCACCGTGGCTGGGGGGCTGGTGGACAGAGCGGGGCTGCGGCCCTGCTTCGGGCTCTTCCTCGCCCTGTCCCTGGCAGCCGTGCTGTACCTGGACTACGCGCCCGCCTCTCTCGGCTGA
- the GPT gene encoding alanine aminotransferase 1 isoform X4, which yields MKGFSLSRAACWAGSPLGFLAPGSPSPLLSHRAKAAGRMAENGLREKILTLESMNPCVKRVEYAVRGPIVVRALELEKELQQGIKKPFTEVIRANIGDAHAMGQKPISFLRQVVALCLCPELLSSPIFPDDAKKKAQRILQACNGNSLGAYSASTGIDLIRQDVARYIERRDGGIGSDPANVFLSTGASDAIVVNYYLDEEHNWALDVGELRRALNHARGYCQPKVLCIINPGNPTGQVQSRQCIEDVIRFAMEEGLFLMADEVYQDNVYAEGSQFHSFKKVLMEMGPPYSQQQELASFHSASKGFMGECGFRGGYVEVVNMDPDVKQQLAKLVSVRLCPPVPGQALLDVVVSPPQPGDPSYQQFQGEKQAVLKALAEKAQLTERIFNQAPGIRCNPVQGAMYSFPRISLPARALERAQELGQAPDMFFCMRLLEETGICVVPGSGFGQKEGTYHFRMTILPPLDKLLTLLEKLTQFHAKFTQEFS from the exons ATGAAAGGGTTTTCCCTGTCGAGGGCTGCCTGCTGGGCAGGTTCACCCCTGGGTTTCCTTGCCCCAGGCTCACCGAGCCccctcctgtcccacagggcgaaGGCGGCGGGCAGAATGGCAGAGAATGGGCTGCGGGAGAAAATACTGACGCTGGAGTCCATGAACCCCTGCGTAAAGCGGGTCGAATACGCCGTCCGTGGACCCATCGTGGTGCGGGCcttggagctggagaaggaactGCAGCAG GGTATTAAGAAGCCGTTCACCGAGGTGATCCGGGCCAACATCGGAGACGCTCACGCCATGGGGCAGAAACCCATCTCCTTCCTGCGTCAA GTGGTGGCCCTGTGCCTGTGCCCGGAGCTCCTGAGCAGCCCCATCTTCCCCGACGATGCCAAGAAGAAGGCGCAGAGGATCCTGCAGGCCTGCAACGGAAACAGCTTGG GGGCATACAGCGCCAGCACGGGCATCGACCTGATCCGGCAGGACGTGGCCCGGTACATCGAGCGGCGGGACGGGGGCATCGGTTCTGACCCCGCCAACGTCTTCCTGTCCACCGGCGCCAGCGATGCCATCGTG GTCAACTACTACCTGGACGAGGAGCACAACTGGGCGCTGGACGTGGGCGAGCTACGGCGGGCCCTTAACCACGCCCGTGGCTACTGCCAGCCCAAAGTGCTGTGCATCATCAACCCGGGGAACCCCACAG ggcagGTGCAGAGTCGCCAGTGCATCGAGGACGTGATTCGCTTCGCCATGGAGGAGGGCCTCTTCCTCATGGCCGATGAG GTATACCAGGATAACGTGTACGCGGAGGGCTCCCAGTTCCATTCGTTCAAGAAGGTGCTAATGGAGATGGGGCCACCCTACTCCCAACAGCAAGAGCTGGCCTCCTTCCACTCCGCTTCCAAAGGCTTCATGGGAGA GTGCGGGTTCCGGGGAGGCTACGTGGAGGTGGTGAACATGGACCCTGACGTCAAGCAGCAGTTGGCCAAGCTGGTGTCCGTGCGGCTGTGCCCTCCCGTGCCCGGGCAGGCCCTGCTGGATGTGGTGGTCAGCCCCCCGCAGCCCGGGGATCCCTCCTACCAGCAGTTCCAAGGG GAGAAGCAGGCGGTCCTGAAAGCCCTAGCAGAGAAGGCTCAGTTGACGGAACGCATCTTCAACCAGGCGCCGGGCATCCGTTGCAACCCCGTGCAGGGCGCCATGTATTCCTTCCCCCGCATCTCGCTGCCCGCCCGAGCCCTGGAGcgggcacag GAGCTGGGGCAGGCCCCAGATATGTTCTTCTGCATGAGGCTGCTCGAGGAGACGGGCATCTGCGTGGTGCCCGGCAGCGGctttgggcagaaggagggcaccTACCACTTCAG gatGACCATCCTACCCCCCTTGGACAAACTACTTACTCTCCTGGAGAAACTGACCCAGTTTCACGCCAAGTTCACCCAGGAGTTCTCCTAA
- the GPT gene encoding alanine aminotransferase 1 isoform X3 — protein sequence MAENGLREKILTLESMNPCVKRVEYAVRGPIVVRALELEKELQQGIKKPFTEVIRANIGDAHAMGQKPISFLRQVVALCLCPELLSSPIFPDDAKKKAQRILQACNGNSLGAYSASTGIDLIRQDVARYIERRDGGIGSDPANVFLSTGASDAIVTILKLLVAGEGLGRTGVLIPIPQYPLYSAALAELNAVQVNYYLDEEHNWALDVGELRRALNHARGYCQPKVLCIINPGNPTGQVQSRQCIEDVIRFAMEEGLFLMADEVYQDNVYAEGSQFHSFKKVLMEMGPPYSQQQELASFHSASKGFMGECGFRGGYVEVVNMDPDVKQQLAKLVSVRLCPPVPGQALLDVVVSPPQPGDPSYQQFQGEKQAVLKALAEKAQLTERIFNQAPGIRCNPVQGAMYSFPRISLPARALERAQELGQAPDMFFCMRLLEETGICVVPGSGFGQKEGTYHFRMTILPPLDKLLTLLEKLTQFHAKFTQEFS from the exons ATGGCAGAGAATGGGCTGCGGGAGAAAATACTGACGCTGGAGTCCATGAACCCCTGCGTAAAGCGGGTCGAATACGCCGTCCGTGGACCCATCGTGGTGCGGGCcttggagctggagaaggaactGCAGCAG GGTATTAAGAAGCCGTTCACCGAGGTGATCCGGGCCAACATCGGAGACGCTCACGCCATGGGGCAGAAACCCATCTCCTTCCTGCGTCAA GTGGTGGCCCTGTGCCTGTGCCCGGAGCTCCTGAGCAGCCCCATCTTCCCCGACGATGCCAAGAAGAAGGCGCAGAGGATCCTGCAGGCCTGCAACGGAAACAGCTTGG GGGCATACAGCGCCAGCACGGGCATCGACCTGATCCGGCAGGACGTGGCCCGGTACATCGAGCGGCGGGACGGGGGCATCGGTTCTGACCCCGCCAACGTCTTCCTGTCCACCGGCGCCAGCGATGCCATCGTG ACGATACTGAAGCTTCTGGTGGCCGGAGAGGGGCTGGGGCGGACGGGAGTGTTGATCCCCATCCCCCAGTACCCGCTCTACTCGGCCGCCCTGGCCGAGCTCAACGCCGTCCAGGTCAACTACTACCTGGACGAGGAGCACAACTGGGCGCTGGACGTGGGCGAGCTACGGCGGGCCCTTAACCACGCCCGTGGCTACTGCCAGCCCAAAGTGCTGTGCATCATCAACCCGGGGAACCCCACAG ggcagGTGCAGAGTCGCCAGTGCATCGAGGACGTGATTCGCTTCGCCATGGAGGAGGGCCTCTTCCTCATGGCCGATGAG GTATACCAGGATAACGTGTACGCGGAGGGCTCCCAGTTCCATTCGTTCAAGAAGGTGCTAATGGAGATGGGGCCACCCTACTCCCAACAGCAAGAGCTGGCCTCCTTCCACTCCGCTTCCAAAGGCTTCATGGGAGA GTGCGGGTTCCGGGGAGGCTACGTGGAGGTGGTGAACATGGACCCTGACGTCAAGCAGCAGTTGGCCAAGCTGGTGTCCGTGCGGCTGTGCCCTCCCGTGCCCGGGCAGGCCCTGCTGGATGTGGTGGTCAGCCCCCCGCAGCCCGGGGATCCCTCCTACCAGCAGTTCCAAGGG GAGAAGCAGGCGGTCCTGAAAGCCCTAGCAGAGAAGGCTCAGTTGACGGAACGCATCTTCAACCAGGCGCCGGGCATCCGTTGCAACCCCGTGCAGGGCGCCATGTATTCCTTCCCCCGCATCTCGCTGCCCGCCCGAGCCCTGGAGcgggcacag GAGCTGGGGCAGGCCCCAGATATGTTCTTCTGCATGAGGCTGCTCGAGGAGACGGGCATCTGCGTGGTGCCCGGCAGCGGctttgggcagaaggagggcaccTACCACTTCAG gatGACCATCCTACCCCCCTTGGACAAACTACTTACTCTCCTGGAGAAACTGACCCAGTTTCACGCCAAGTTCACCCAGGAGTTCTCCTAA
- the GPT gene encoding alanine aminotransferase 1 isoform X1: MKGFSLSRAACWAGSPLGFLAPGSPSPLLSHRAKAAGRMAENGLREKILTLESMNPCVKRVEYAVRGPIVVRALELEKELQQGIKKPFTEVIRANIGDAHAMGQKPISFLRQVVALCLCPELLSSPIFPDDAKKKAQRILQACNGNSLGAYSASTGIDLIRQDVARYIERRDGGIGSDPANVFLSTGASDAIVTILKLLVAGEGLGRTGVLIPIPQYPLYSAALAELNAVQVNYYLDEEHNWALDVGELRRALNHARGYCQPKVLCIINPGNPTGQVQSRQCIEDVIRFAMEEGLFLMADEVYQDNVYAEGSQFHSFKKVLMEMGPPYSQQQELASFHSASKGFMGECGFRGGYVEVVNMDPDVKQQLAKLVSVRLCPPVPGQALLDVVVSPPQPGDPSYQQFQGEKQAVLKALAEKAQLTERIFNQAPGIRCNPVQGAMYSFPRISLPARALERAQELGQAPDMFFCMRLLEETGICVVPGSGFGQKEGTYHFRMTILPPLDKLLTLLEKLTQFHAKFTQEFS; the protein is encoded by the exons ATGAAAGGGTTTTCCCTGTCGAGGGCTGCCTGCTGGGCAGGTTCACCCCTGGGTTTCCTTGCCCCAGGCTCACCGAGCCccctcctgtcccacagggcgaaGGCGGCGGGCAGAATGGCAGAGAATGGGCTGCGGGAGAAAATACTGACGCTGGAGTCCATGAACCCCTGCGTAAAGCGGGTCGAATACGCCGTCCGTGGACCCATCGTGGTGCGGGCcttggagctggagaaggaactGCAGCAG GGTATTAAGAAGCCGTTCACCGAGGTGATCCGGGCCAACATCGGAGACGCTCACGCCATGGGGCAGAAACCCATCTCCTTCCTGCGTCAA GTGGTGGCCCTGTGCCTGTGCCCGGAGCTCCTGAGCAGCCCCATCTTCCCCGACGATGCCAAGAAGAAGGCGCAGAGGATCCTGCAGGCCTGCAACGGAAACAGCTTGG GGGCATACAGCGCCAGCACGGGCATCGACCTGATCCGGCAGGACGTGGCCCGGTACATCGAGCGGCGGGACGGGGGCATCGGTTCTGACCCCGCCAACGTCTTCCTGTCCACCGGCGCCAGCGATGCCATCGTG ACGATACTGAAGCTTCTGGTGGCCGGAGAGGGGCTGGGGCGGACGGGAGTGTTGATCCCCATCCCCCAGTACCCGCTCTACTCGGCCGCCCTGGCCGAGCTCAACGCCGTCCAGGTCAACTACTACCTGGACGAGGAGCACAACTGGGCGCTGGACGTGGGCGAGCTACGGCGGGCCCTTAACCACGCCCGTGGCTACTGCCAGCCCAAAGTGCTGTGCATCATCAACCCGGGGAACCCCACAG ggcagGTGCAGAGTCGCCAGTGCATCGAGGACGTGATTCGCTTCGCCATGGAGGAGGGCCTCTTCCTCATGGCCGATGAG GTATACCAGGATAACGTGTACGCGGAGGGCTCCCAGTTCCATTCGTTCAAGAAGGTGCTAATGGAGATGGGGCCACCCTACTCCCAACAGCAAGAGCTGGCCTCCTTCCACTCCGCTTCCAAAGGCTTCATGGGAGA GTGCGGGTTCCGGGGAGGCTACGTGGAGGTGGTGAACATGGACCCTGACGTCAAGCAGCAGTTGGCCAAGCTGGTGTCCGTGCGGCTGTGCCCTCCCGTGCCCGGGCAGGCCCTGCTGGATGTGGTGGTCAGCCCCCCGCAGCCCGGGGATCCCTCCTACCAGCAGTTCCAAGGG GAGAAGCAGGCGGTCCTGAAAGCCCTAGCAGAGAAGGCTCAGTTGACGGAACGCATCTTCAACCAGGCGCCGGGCATCCGTTGCAACCCCGTGCAGGGCGCCATGTATTCCTTCCCCCGCATCTCGCTGCCCGCCCGAGCCCTGGAGcgggcacag GAGCTGGGGCAGGCCCCAGATATGTTCTTCTGCATGAGGCTGCTCGAGGAGACGGGCATCTGCGTGGTGCCCGGCAGCGGctttgggcagaaggagggcaccTACCACTTCAG gatGACCATCCTACCCCCCTTGGACAAACTACTTACTCTCCTGGAGAAACTGACCCAGTTTCACGCCAAGTTCACCCAGGAGTTCTCCTAA
- the GPT gene encoding alanine aminotransferase 1 isoform X2: protein MRGMRGLGLIRSLLGAKAAGRMAENGLREKILTLESMNPCVKRVEYAVRGPIVVRALELEKELQQGIKKPFTEVIRANIGDAHAMGQKPISFLRQVVALCLCPELLSSPIFPDDAKKKAQRILQACNGNSLGAYSASTGIDLIRQDVARYIERRDGGIGSDPANVFLSTGASDAIVTILKLLVAGEGLGRTGVLIPIPQYPLYSAALAELNAVQVNYYLDEEHNWALDVGELRRALNHARGYCQPKVLCIINPGNPTGQVQSRQCIEDVIRFAMEEGLFLMADEVYQDNVYAEGSQFHSFKKVLMEMGPPYSQQQELASFHSASKGFMGECGFRGGYVEVVNMDPDVKQQLAKLVSVRLCPPVPGQALLDVVVSPPQPGDPSYQQFQGEKQAVLKALAEKAQLTERIFNQAPGIRCNPVQGAMYSFPRISLPARALERAQELGQAPDMFFCMRLLEETGICVVPGSGFGQKEGTYHFRMTILPPLDKLLTLLEKLTQFHAKFTQEFS, encoded by the exons atgagagggatgagggggctcGGCCTCATCCGCTCCCTTCTGGG ggcgaaGGCGGCGGGCAGAATGGCAGAGAATGGGCTGCGGGAGAAAATACTGACGCTGGAGTCCATGAACCCCTGCGTAAAGCGGGTCGAATACGCCGTCCGTGGACCCATCGTGGTGCGGGCcttggagctggagaaggaactGCAGCAG GGTATTAAGAAGCCGTTCACCGAGGTGATCCGGGCCAACATCGGAGACGCTCACGCCATGGGGCAGAAACCCATCTCCTTCCTGCGTCAA GTGGTGGCCCTGTGCCTGTGCCCGGAGCTCCTGAGCAGCCCCATCTTCCCCGACGATGCCAAGAAGAAGGCGCAGAGGATCCTGCAGGCCTGCAACGGAAACAGCTTGG GGGCATACAGCGCCAGCACGGGCATCGACCTGATCCGGCAGGACGTGGCCCGGTACATCGAGCGGCGGGACGGGGGCATCGGTTCTGACCCCGCCAACGTCTTCCTGTCCACCGGCGCCAGCGATGCCATCGTG ACGATACTGAAGCTTCTGGTGGCCGGAGAGGGGCTGGGGCGGACGGGAGTGTTGATCCCCATCCCCCAGTACCCGCTCTACTCGGCCGCCCTGGCCGAGCTCAACGCCGTCCAGGTCAACTACTACCTGGACGAGGAGCACAACTGGGCGCTGGACGTGGGCGAGCTACGGCGGGCCCTTAACCACGCCCGTGGCTACTGCCAGCCCAAAGTGCTGTGCATCATCAACCCGGGGAACCCCACAG ggcagGTGCAGAGTCGCCAGTGCATCGAGGACGTGATTCGCTTCGCCATGGAGGAGGGCCTCTTCCTCATGGCCGATGAG GTATACCAGGATAACGTGTACGCGGAGGGCTCCCAGTTCCATTCGTTCAAGAAGGTGCTAATGGAGATGGGGCCACCCTACTCCCAACAGCAAGAGCTGGCCTCCTTCCACTCCGCTTCCAAAGGCTTCATGGGAGA GTGCGGGTTCCGGGGAGGCTACGTGGAGGTGGTGAACATGGACCCTGACGTCAAGCAGCAGTTGGCCAAGCTGGTGTCCGTGCGGCTGTGCCCTCCCGTGCCCGGGCAGGCCCTGCTGGATGTGGTGGTCAGCCCCCCGCAGCCCGGGGATCCCTCCTACCAGCAGTTCCAAGGG GAGAAGCAGGCGGTCCTGAAAGCCCTAGCAGAGAAGGCTCAGTTGACGGAACGCATCTTCAACCAGGCGCCGGGCATCCGTTGCAACCCCGTGCAGGGCGCCATGTATTCCTTCCCCCGCATCTCGCTGCCCGCCCGAGCCCTGGAGcgggcacag GAGCTGGGGCAGGCCCCAGATATGTTCTTCTGCATGAGGCTGCTCGAGGAGACGGGCATCTGCGTGGTGCCCGGCAGCGGctttgggcagaaggagggcaccTACCACTTCAG gatGACCATCCTACCCCCCTTGGACAAACTACTTACTCTCCTGGAGAAACTGACCCAGTTTCACGCCAAGTTCACCCAGGAGTTCTCCTAA